A region from the Aegilops tauschii subsp. strangulata cultivar AL8/78 chromosome 5, Aet v6.0, whole genome shotgun sequence genome encodes:
- the LOC141022461 gene encoding uncharacterized protein: MLEHLQQQLKRAQDRMKVQADRHRTDREFAVGDAVLLKLQPFIQSSVAQRPNQKLAFRYYGPYRVLARIGQVAYKLQLPTSSRIHPVVHVSQLKKASGATVPVSADLPPNNSILQAEHVPELVLDRKMVRVAGDIRPRIRVQGSHLPPSLPTWEDPLALQQRFPSTPPWGQVGTQAGGGGCHG, translated from the coding sequence ATGCTTGAACACTTGCAGCAACAGCTCAAGCGTGCACAGGATCGCATGAAGGTTCAGGCCGATCGACACCGTACAGATAGAGAGTTTGCCGTTGGGGATGCTGTGCTGCTCAAGCTACAGCCGTTCATCCAATCATCAGTGGCGCAACGACCGAACCAGAAGCTCGCCTTCCGCTACTATGGGCCATACAGAGTGTTGGCTCGAATCGGGCAAGTGGCATACAAACTACAACTGCCTACTTCCAGCCGCATCCACCCTGTGGTGCATGTCTCACAACTGAAGAAGGCCTCTGGAGCTACTGTGCCAGTAAGTGCTGATCTACCTCCAAATAACTCAATTTTGCAGGCAGAACATGTTCCGGAGCTGGTGCTTGACCGCAAGATGGTGCGTGTGGCCGGCGACATCCGCCCTCGCATCCGGGTGCAAGGGAGCCACCTTCCCCCGTCGCTGCCAACATGGGAAGACCCATTGGCGCTGCAGCAGCGATTTCCCTCTACACCACCTTGGGGACAAGTCGGCAcacaagcggggggggggggatgtcACGGCTGA